From the Carettochelys insculpta isolate YL-2023 chromosome 27, ASM3395843v1, whole genome shotgun sequence genome, one window contains:
- the F2RL3 gene encoding proteinase-activated receptor 4 isoform X2, whose protein sequence is MELSWCAFISYILVLWSSCWGLCLASPDYDDYSQNTTNEHVITSANTMCPRAIPGEKVTRNNITYLSIHEASRAQLSSAVTVWFIPCLYTAVFLVGLPANGLALWILATRMEKLTSTIFLMNLAAADLLLVLVLPFKISYYFLGNHWPFGEGLCRLTTALFYGNMYCSVLLLMCISVDRYLAAVHPFFSRSFRSPGFATCTCLSVWLLAAIFTLPLTLLQQSYPLDKADITLCHDALPRHEEAEYYYYYFVCLTVCGFLVPLVVMMFSHCSVLWILLGSGEKYAYAVKLTVLVLLTVLVFYTPSNILLLVHYSSHCSKLYGDLYVSYMVP, encoded by the exons ATGGAGCTCTCCTGGTGTGCATTCATATCATACATACTTGTGCTGTGGTCTAGCTGCTGGGGACTCTGCTTGGCAAGTCCGGACTATGATG ATTACTCCCAGAACACCACCAATGAGCACGTGATTACATCAGCAAATACAATGTGTCCCCGGGCCATCCCAGGAGAGAAGGTGACTCGGAACAATATCACCTACCTATCCATCCATGAGGCCTCCCGTGCCCAGCTGAGCAGTGCAGTTACTGTGTGGTTCATTCCCTGCCTTTATACTGCTGTCTTCCTGGTGGGGCTGCCAGCCAATGGGCTGGCTCTTTGGATCCTAGCAACTAGGATGGAGAAGCTGACTTCCACCATCTTCCTGATGAACCTGGCTGCAGCTGACCTGCTCCTGGTGTTGGTGTTACCATTTAAGATCTCTTACTACTTCTTAGGCAATCACTGGCCCTTTGGGGAGGGCCTGTGCCGGCTCACCACTGCCCTCTTCTATGGGAATATGTACTGTTCCGTGCTACTGCTCATGTGCATCAGCGTTGACCGGTACCTGGCAGCGGTGCACCCTTTCTTTTCCCGTTCCTTCCGCAGCCCAGGCTTTGCCACTTGCACCTGCCTCAGTGTTTGGCTCCTCGCTGCCATCTTCACTTTGCCCTTGACCCTGTTGCAGCAGTCCTACCCTCTGGATAAGGCAGACATCACTTTGTGCCATGACGCCCTCCCCAGGCATGAGGAGGCTGAGTACTACTATTACTACTTTGTGTGCTTGACTGTGTGTGGCTTTCTTGTCCCCTTAGTGGTGATGATGTTTAGTCACTGCTCAGTACTGTGGATCCTGCTGGGCAGTGGAGAGAAGTATGCATATGCTGTGAAGCTCACTGTCCTTGTGCTGCTCACAGTCTTGGTGTTTTACACACCCAGCAATATCCTTCTCCTTGTGCACTattccagccactgctccaagCTCTATGGAGACTTGTATGTCAGCTACATG
- the F2RL3 gene encoding proteinase-activated receptor 4 isoform X1, producing MELSWCAFISYILVLWSSCWGLCLASPDYDDYSQNTTNEHVITSANTMCPRAIPGEKVTRNNITYLSIHEASRAQLSSAVTVWFIPCLYTAVFLVGLPANGLALWILATRMEKLTSTIFLMNLAAADLLLVLVLPFKISYYFLGNHWPFGEGLCRLTTALFYGNMYCSVLLLMCISVDRYLAAVHPFFSRSFRSPGFATCTCLSVWLLAAIFTLPLTLLQQSYPLDKADITLCHDALPRHEEAEYYYYYFVCLTVCGFLVPLVVMMFSHCSVLWILLGSGEKYAYAVKLTVLVLLTVLVFYTPSNILLLVHYSSHCSKLYGDLYVSYMVSLSLSSFNSCVDPFVYYYVSEDFRDKVRQRIFSHSKRTITSLKTSKETLPQKSSHSQSLV from the exons ATGGAGCTCTCCTGGTGTGCATTCATATCATACATACTTGTGCTGTGGTCTAGCTGCTGGGGACTCTGCTTGGCAAGTCCGGACTATGATG ATTACTCCCAGAACACCACCAATGAGCACGTGATTACATCAGCAAATACAATGTGTCCCCGGGCCATCCCAGGAGAGAAGGTGACTCGGAACAATATCACCTACCTATCCATCCATGAGGCCTCCCGTGCCCAGCTGAGCAGTGCAGTTACTGTGTGGTTCATTCCCTGCCTTTATACTGCTGTCTTCCTGGTGGGGCTGCCAGCCAATGGGCTGGCTCTTTGGATCCTAGCAACTAGGATGGAGAAGCTGACTTCCACCATCTTCCTGATGAACCTGGCTGCAGCTGACCTGCTCCTGGTGTTGGTGTTACCATTTAAGATCTCTTACTACTTCTTAGGCAATCACTGGCCCTTTGGGGAGGGCCTGTGCCGGCTCACCACTGCCCTCTTCTATGGGAATATGTACTGTTCCGTGCTACTGCTCATGTGCATCAGCGTTGACCGGTACCTGGCAGCGGTGCACCCTTTCTTTTCCCGTTCCTTCCGCAGCCCAGGCTTTGCCACTTGCACCTGCCTCAGTGTTTGGCTCCTCGCTGCCATCTTCACTTTGCCCTTGACCCTGTTGCAGCAGTCCTACCCTCTGGATAAGGCAGACATCACTTTGTGCCATGACGCCCTCCCCAGGCATGAGGAGGCTGAGTACTACTATTACTACTTTGTGTGCTTGACTGTGTGTGGCTTTCTTGTCCCCTTAGTGGTGATGATGTTTAGTCACTGCTCAGTACTGTGGATCCTGCTGGGCAGTGGAGAGAAGTATGCATATGCTGTGAAGCTCACTGTCCTTGTGCTGCTCACAGTCTTGGTGTTTTACACACCCAGCAATATCCTTCTCCTTGTGCACTattccagccactgctccaagCTCTATGGAGACTTGTATGTCAGCTACATGGTAAGCCTGTCCCTCAGCAGCTTCAACAGCTGTGTTGATCCCTTTGTCTATTATTATGTCTCTGAGGACTTCAGAGACAAGGTGAGGCAGAGAATTTTCAGCCACAGCAAGCGAACCATCACATCCCTGAAAACCTCGAAGGAGACTCTCCCTCAGAAGAGCTCCCACTCTCAGTCCCTGGTGTGA